One stretch of Cedecea neteri DNA includes these proteins:
- a CDS encoding Ig-like domain-containing protein produces the protein MQSIGYTPIQERASVGTHEINCIDFCVKEGDTPVGGLTLSFLCNGHARLSHTTRVTDEQGIARVYLASETQEDVSIKAFYYDRGELNFQYAIVNFF, from the coding sequence ATGCAATCCATCGGCTACACACCCATTCAGGAAAGAGCCAGTGTCGGCACTCATGAAATAAACTGCATCGATTTTTGCGTAAAAGAGGGCGATACGCCGGTGGGTGGGTTAACGCTGTCGTTCCTGTGCAATGGACACGCCAGACTATCGCATACAACACGGGTTACCGATGAACAGGGTATCGCAAGAGTTTATCTTGCAAGTGAGACCCAGGAGGATGTAAGCATTAAAGCGTTTTACTACGACCGGGGCGAACTCAACTTTCAGTATGCAATCGTTAATTTTTTTTAA
- a CDS encoding Ig-like domain-containing protein, with the protein MDDIIILKSTVQDNNAVADGKKENTIIYHLTRNGVPYADEYLKFSAVSSAGHAALSSAFGQTDAGGNFVLNVTNTEAEKVMISASPAIDGLFQGAVDTLVFSNVEASYHLESTLIENNAAADGISQNKVSIKVLDSLGNPVREKLLQFLPSTNLTLADRFLLTDAEGKAVVSCTARSEGDFFISVEIYGEKDMLIVNGISFSKADELNALTSHIIGDKVDADGKAYCEILYILTKKSAHNVNEKKEISIVLQSVTAYPSRRTLTTDDSGTATLYVYNTVAEPVIVSAYTDDDNIVSRTKVHFVTAA; encoded by the coding sequence ATGGACGATATCATCATTCTTAAGTCGACCGTTCAGGACAACAATGCGGTCGCGGATGGCAAAAAAGAAAACACCATTATTTATCATTTGACGAGAAACGGTGTGCCTTACGCCGATGAGTATCTTAAATTCTCAGCGGTCAGTTCAGCGGGTCACGCGGCATTATCTTCAGCGTTTGGCCAGACGGATGCAGGCGGTAATTTTGTCCTGAATGTGACCAATACCGAGGCAGAGAAAGTAATGATCTCCGCCTCTCCGGCCATTGATGGCCTTTTTCAGGGCGCTGTTGACACCCTGGTATTCAGCAACGTCGAAGCTTCTTATCACTTAGAAAGTACTCTGATCGAAAACAACGCCGCCGCGGATGGCATCAGCCAAAACAAGGTATCCATTAAAGTTTTGGATTCACTCGGAAATCCGGTTCGGGAGAAATTGCTGCAGTTTTTGCCGAGCACGAATTTGACGCTGGCAGACAGATTTCTGTTAACGGATGCCGAAGGTAAGGCAGTGGTCAGCTGTACAGCCCGGTCTGAGGGTGATTTCTTTATCTCCGTCGAGATCTATGGTGAGAAAGACATGCTCATCGTCAACGGAATTTCATTTTCTAAAGCAGATGAGCTTAATGCCTTAACCAGCCATATCATCGGAGATAAGGTGGATGCTGATGGTAAAGCTTACTGCGAGATACTCTATATCCTGACGAAAAAGAGTGCTCATAATGTAAATGAAAAAAAAGAGATCTCGATTGTTTTGCAAAGCGTCACTGCCTACCCCTCCAGACGGACCCTGACTACCGATGATTCAGGTACCGCTACGTTATATGTTTACAACACTGTCGCAGAGCCTGTTATCGTCAGCGCATACACCGACGACGACAATATTGTTTCCAGAACAAAAGTGCATTTTGTAACAGCGGCTTAA
- a CDS encoding FaeA/PapI family transcriptional regulator: MERFRSTETDEHISRPCSVKLMKEIYDTIVNNGEVTTREISNNCNVSIYIARNWLLKLEEKGMIQCSKSKMKKFVWMQNNRRT, from the coding sequence ATGGAAAGATTCCGTAGTACCGAAACGGACGAGCATATCAGTCGCCCTTGCTCTGTAAAACTGATGAAAGAAATTTATGACACAATTGTTAATAATGGCGAGGTCACGACAAGAGAGATCTCCAATAATTGCAATGTTTCAATATACATAGCCAGAAACTGGTTACTGAAGTTAGAAGAAAAAGGCATGATTCAGTGCTCAAAATCAAAAATGAAAAAATTTGTCTGGATGCAAAACAATCGCCGGACTTAA